The Austwickia sp. genome includes a region encoding these proteins:
- the treY gene encoding malto-oligosyltrehalose synthase, translating into MPVTGTYRLQLHHDFGFADAERIVPYLADLGVSHLYLSPILQAASGSMHGYDVLDHAQIARGLGGREAFESLARAAQAHGLGLIVDVVPNHMAFIAPECQNRPLWELLREGRDAPTADWFDIDWKAGGGRLGLPILGDDLEPVLDRGEIQLDQMEDPFTGRDVPVLRYFEHVLPVAIGTEGTHETGTTDALAIRGILDRQHYRLANWRDKAETLNYRRFFEVDELIAVRVELPEVFEATHRLLLELNHAGLIDGFRIDHPDGLADPAGYLEQLRRATAKGTYVVVEKILEASEDLPTSWACDGTTGYDALRALQDALVDTADADVLSREWAAAGGDATLAEAVQKSKRQVVSQSLTPEVERLVRRAREALPDDDPERLREAIVELLVAGEVYRAYVRPDERLTPEARERLTDAFAAAIGARPDLEDELARLIPLSVPSDDEPNALDFSVRLQQTWGPVMAKGIEDTTFYRWHRLIALNEVGGDPGGLETGSADELHEWALRQAKDWPRGMTTLSTHDTKRSEDVRARLLAVAGDPQAWVDCSRVARERAADFGVDLPTAHLLWQTILGVGYIDPERMENYLLKALREAKQHTAWVDGDEGYERAVLEFVEQVRRDGRLHDAIDAALDRNAEAIRATVLAAKALQLTMPGVPDCYQGCEIVDLSLVDPDNRRPVDYERRAALLARLDDGGRSMVPENDRLDAEKLLVTSSILRLRREEPELFTGAYTPLECRSEHALGFVREAGPAGLAGAVAGAVAGALGLGRRARLVTLVTRAPARLAAAGGWREATVELPEGDWVDLFTGAAVPGGTSSVATLLADLPVAVLVQR; encoded by the coding sequence ATGCCGGTCACCGGAACCTACCGCCTGCAGTTGCACCACGACTTCGGGTTCGCCGACGCCGAGCGGATCGTCCCCTACCTGGCCGACCTCGGGGTGAGCCACCTCTACCTGTCGCCGATCCTGCAGGCCGCGAGCGGCTCGATGCACGGGTACGACGTGCTCGACCACGCCCAGATCGCCCGCGGCCTGGGCGGCCGGGAGGCCTTCGAGTCCCTGGCGCGCGCGGCCCAGGCCCACGGGCTCGGCCTCATCGTCGACGTCGTCCCCAACCACATGGCCTTCATCGCCCCCGAATGCCAGAACCGGCCGCTCTGGGAGCTGCTGCGCGAGGGCCGCGACGCGCCGACGGCCGATTGGTTCGACATCGACTGGAAGGCCGGCGGGGGACGGCTCGGGCTGCCCATCCTCGGGGACGACCTGGAGCCGGTCCTGGACCGCGGCGAGATCCAGCTCGACCAGATGGAGGATCCGTTCACCGGCCGCGACGTACCCGTCCTGCGCTACTTCGAACACGTCCTGCCCGTCGCGATCGGCACCGAGGGGACGCACGAGACGGGCACCACCGACGCCCTCGCCATCCGCGGCATCCTGGACCGCCAGCATTACCGGCTCGCGAACTGGCGGGACAAGGCCGAGACCCTCAACTACCGCAGGTTCTTCGAGGTAGACGAGCTGATCGCCGTCCGCGTGGAGCTGCCCGAGGTGTTCGAGGCGACGCATCGGCTCCTGCTCGAGCTCAACCACGCCGGCCTCATCGACGGCTTCCGCATCGACCACCCGGACGGGCTCGCCGACCCCGCCGGCTACCTGGAGCAGCTCCGGCGGGCGACCGCGAAGGGCACGTACGTCGTGGTCGAGAAGATCCTGGAGGCCAGCGAGGACCTGCCGACCTCGTGGGCCTGCGACGGCACGACGGGGTACGACGCGCTGCGGGCGCTGCAGGATGCCCTAGTCGACACCGCGGATGCCGACGTGCTCAGCCGCGAATGGGCGGCCGCGGGCGGCGACGCGACGCTCGCCGAGGCCGTGCAGAAGTCGAAGCGGCAGGTCGTCTCGCAGTCGCTGACCCCGGAGGTGGAACGGCTGGTCCGCCGGGCCCGCGAGGCGCTGCCCGACGACGACCCCGAGCGGCTCCGCGAGGCGATCGTTGAGCTGCTGGTGGCCGGCGAGGTCTACCGGGCCTACGTCCGCCCGGACGAACGGCTCACCCCGGAGGCCCGCGAGCGCCTCACCGACGCCTTCGCCGCCGCCATCGGGGCCCGCCCCGACCTGGAGGACGAGCTGGCGCGGCTGATCCCGCTGAGCGTCCCCTCCGACGACGAGCCCAACGCGCTCGACTTCTCGGTGCGCCTGCAGCAGACCTGGGGCCCGGTCATGGCCAAGGGCATCGAGGACACCACCTTCTATCGCTGGCACCGGCTCATCGCGCTCAACGAGGTCGGCGGTGATCCGGGCGGCCTGGAAACCGGCTCGGCGGACGAGCTGCACGAGTGGGCACTGCGGCAGGCCAAGGACTGGCCGCGCGGGATGACCACGCTGTCGACGCACGACACGAAGCGCAGCGAGGACGTGCGGGCCCGCCTGCTCGCGGTGGCCGGCGACCCGCAGGCGTGGGTCGACTGCTCCCGGGTCGCCCGCGAGCGCGCCGCCGACTTCGGCGTGGACCTGCCCACGGCCCACCTGCTCTGGCAGACGATCCTCGGGGTCGGCTACATCGACCCCGAACGCATGGAGAACTACCTGCTCAAGGCGCTTCGAGAGGCCAAGCAGCACACGGCCTGGGTCGACGGCGACGAGGGCTACGAGCGGGCCGTCCTGGAGTTCGTCGAGCAGGTCCGTCGCGACGGCCGGCTGCACGACGCGATCGACGCCGCCCTGGACCGCAACGCCGAGGCCATCCGCGCCACGGTGCTCGCCGCCAAGGCCCTGCAGCTCACCATGCCCGGCGTACCGGACTGCTACCAGGGCTGCGAGATCGTCGACCTGTCCCTCGTCGACCCGGACAACCGACGCCCCGTGGACTACGAGCGGCGGGCCGCGCTGCTGGCGCGGCTCGACGACGGCGGCCGCTCCATGGTGCCCGAAAACGACCGCCTCGACGCGGAGAAGCTGCTGGTCACCTCGTCGATCCTGCGGCTGCGCCGCGAGGAACCGGAGCTCTTCACGGGGGCCTACACGCCGCTGGAGTGCCGCAGCGAGCACGCCCTAGGCTTCGTCCGCGAGGCAGGGCCGGCGGGCCTCGCCGGGGCGGTGGCCGGCGCCGTCGCCGGCGCCCTCGGGCTCGGCCGCCGCGCCCGGCTCGTCACCCTCGTGACCCGCGCGCCCGCCCGCCTCGCCGCCGCCGGCGGGTGGCGGGAGGCCACGGTCGAGCTCCCCGAGGGGGACTGGGTGGACCTGTTCACCGGCGCCGCGGTGCCCGGCGGTACGTCGAGCGTCGCGACCCTCCTGGCCGACCTCCCGGTGGCCGTGCTCGTGCAACGCTGA
- the treZ gene encoding malto-oligosyltrehalose trehalohydrolase, whose translation MSEDRDLLPDAPPLDHGESDGEVAAHDPGHEAGAGGGRAFSVWAPLASKSVDLQLNGVCHAMEPAGQGWWATEVPAGPGDRYGYSIDGGPVMPSPRATRLPDGPHGLSQIFDPGQFAWTDEGWEGVPLQGSVLYEMHVGTFTAEGTFDAAIEHLGHLVELGIDIVEVMPVASFPGRSGWGYDGVATWAVHEPYGGPEGLQRFVDACHSRGLGVCLDVVYNHLGPDGAYLFNYGPYFTDRHHTPWGLALNLDGPLSDPVRDYIVGNVVHWLTDYHLDGLRLDAVHELHDNRAVHILEEVSQRVHELAEDLGRHVWVVAETDRNDPRTVQPVERGGLGLDGQWADDVHHGLHVALTGERQGYYEDFGRPGALATVLTSPYFHADSWSAFRGRRHGRPVPEGVAGWRFVASLQNHDQVGNRRAGDRHSATLSPRRLRCGATLLLTSPYTPMLFMGEEWGASTPWQYFTDHVDDTLAEAVRHGRRAEFGRHGWGAEDVPDPQDPATRDRSVLDWGEVGEGDHRKTLRWYRALIALRRARSDLRDPDLSAVRVRHIEGTGLVVVERGRHRVAVNLGASPVDANLGLESTRGLVVLLATDRTASLGEDGHVTLLADGAVVVGPSTAD comes from the coding sequence ATGAGCGAGGACCGCGACCTCCTGCCCGACGCACCACCGCTGGACCACGGCGAGTCCGACGGCGAGGTGGCCGCGCACGACCCGGGCCACGAAGCGGGCGCGGGCGGCGGCCGCGCGTTCTCGGTGTGGGCGCCGCTGGCGAGCAAGAGCGTCGACCTGCAGCTGAACGGCGTCTGTCACGCCATGGAGCCCGCCGGGCAGGGCTGGTGGGCGACCGAGGTGCCGGCCGGCCCGGGCGACCGCTACGGCTACAGCATCGACGGGGGCCCGGTCATGCCCAGCCCCCGGGCGACCCGGCTCCCCGACGGCCCGCACGGCCTGTCGCAGATCTTCGACCCGGGCCAGTTCGCCTGGACCGACGAGGGCTGGGAGGGTGTGCCGTTGCAGGGCTCGGTCCTCTACGAGATGCACGTGGGGACGTTCACCGCCGAGGGCACTTTCGACGCGGCGATCGAACACCTCGGCCATCTCGTCGAGCTGGGCATCGACATCGTCGAGGTCATGCCGGTGGCCTCGTTCCCCGGTCGGTCGGGGTGGGGGTACGACGGGGTGGCCACCTGGGCGGTGCACGAGCCCTACGGCGGGCCCGAGGGCCTGCAGCGGTTCGTCGACGCGTGCCACTCCCGCGGGCTCGGGGTGTGCCTCGACGTGGTCTACAACCACCTCGGGCCCGACGGCGCCTACCTGTTCAACTACGGCCCGTACTTCACCGATCGGCACCACACCCCGTGGGGCCTCGCGCTCAACCTGGACGGACCCCTGTCGGACCCCGTGCGGGACTACATCGTCGGCAACGTCGTGCACTGGCTCACCGACTACCACCTGGACGGGCTGCGCCTCGACGCGGTGCACGAGCTGCACGACAACCGCGCGGTGCACATCCTGGAGGAGGTGTCCCAGCGGGTCCACGAGCTGGCCGAGGACCTGGGCCGGCACGTGTGGGTCGTCGCCGAGACGGACCGCAACGACCCGCGCACGGTCCAGCCCGTCGAGCGCGGCGGCCTGGGGCTGGATGGTCAGTGGGCCGACGACGTCCACCACGGGCTGCACGTGGCGCTCACGGGGGAGCGGCAGGGCTATTACGAGGACTTCGGCCGCCCCGGGGCGCTGGCGACGGTGCTCACGTCGCCGTACTTCCACGCGGACTCCTGGTCGGCCTTCCGCGGCCGGCGACACGGCCGGCCCGTCCCGGAGGGCGTGGCGGGCTGGCGCTTCGTCGCCTCCCTGCAGAATCACGACCAGGTCGGCAATCGCCGCGCCGGGGACCGGCATTCGGCCACCCTGTCGCCCCGGCGGCTGCGGTGTGGCGCCACGCTGCTGCTCACCAGCCCCTACACCCCGATGCTGTTTATGGGCGAGGAGTGGGGGGCGAGCACCCCGTGGCAATACTTCACCGACCACGTCGACGACACCCTGGCGGAGGCGGTGCGGCACGGGCGGCGGGCCGAGTTCGGCCGGCACGGCTGGGGCGCCGAGGACGTCCCGGACCCGCAGGATCCGGCCACCCGGGATCGCTCGGTGCTCGACTGGGGCGAGGTCGGGGAGGGCGACCACCGCAAGACGCTGCGCTGGTATCGCGCGCTCATCGCGTTGCGTCGCGCCCGCAGCGACCTGCGCGACCCCGACCTCTCCGCCGTGCGCGTCCGGCACATCGAGGGCACCGGGTTGGTCGTCGTCGAGCGCGGCCGGCACCGCGTCGCCGTGAACCTCGGCGCCAGCCCCGTCGACGCGAACCTCGGCCTGGAGTCCACCCGCGGGCTCGTCGTGCTCCTCGCCACGGACCGTACGGCGAGCCTGGGCGAGGACGGCCACGTCACCCTGCTAGCGGACGGAGCCGTCGTCGTCGGCCCGAGTACGGCGGACTGA
- the pstS gene encoding phosphate ABC transporter substrate-binding protein PstS, which produces MKTQRMAAVSTMALAGVLALAACGSDNPTTGGTSSAAGGSGSSAAAGDCASGTLNGEGSSAQKNAVDEVSRTYQQKCSGAKVNYNPTGSGAGIKQFNAGQVDFAGSDSALKADEATAAEKQCKAPAWNLPMVTGPVAIGYNLEGVSKLVMTPAVLADIFSGKITTWNDPAIAAANKDAKLPATPIKVFFRSDESGTTENFTKYLKAAAPEKWTAEASKKWTGKGEGKEKSAGVATAVKSAPGGITYVEWSYAKDNKLGIAQVDNGGGPVELTGDNVGKAVAAAKQEGSGNDLKLKLDYATKEQGAYPILLVTYEVVCSKYPDATKGKNVKSFLKHFASADSQELIEQVGYAPLPKSISDKVATAIDAIS; this is translated from the coding sequence GTGAAGACGCAGCGTATGGCCGCCGTCTCGACCATGGCGCTCGCCGGCGTGCTTGCGCTCGCCGCGTGCGGTTCCGACAACCCGACGACGGGTGGCACCAGCTCGGCCGCGGGGGGCTCCGGGAGCAGCGCCGCAGCCGGCGACTGCGCGAGCGGCACCCTGAACGGCGAGGGCTCCTCGGCCCAGAAGAACGCGGTGGACGAGGTCTCCCGGACCTACCAGCAGAAGTGCTCCGGCGCCAAGGTGAACTACAACCCCACGGGTTCCGGCGCCGGCATCAAGCAGTTCAACGCCGGCCAGGTCGACTTCGCCGGCTCCGACTCGGCGCTGAAGGCCGACGAGGCCACCGCCGCGGAGAAGCAGTGCAAGGCCCCCGCGTGGAACCTCCCGATGGTGACGGGCCCGGTGGCCATCGGCTACAACCTCGAGGGCGTCAGCAAGCTCGTCATGACGCCGGCGGTGCTCGCCGACATCTTCAGCGGCAAGATCACCACCTGGAACGACCCGGCCATCGCCGCGGCGAACAAGGACGCCAAGCTGCCCGCGACGCCCATCAAGGTCTTCTTCCGTTCCGACGAGTCGGGCACCACCGAGAACTTCACCAAGTACCTCAAGGCCGCCGCCCCGGAGAAGTGGACCGCCGAGGCCAGCAAGAAGTGGACCGGCAAGGGCGAGGGCAAGGAGAAGTCGGCCGGTGTCGCCACCGCGGTCAAGTCCGCGCCGGGCGGGATCACCTACGTCGAGTGGTCCTACGCCAAGGACAACAAGCTGGGCATCGCCCAGGTCGACAACGGCGGTGGTCCCGTCGAGCTGACCGGTGACAATGTCGGCAAGGCCGTCGCGGCGGCCAAGCAGGAGGGCAGCGGCAATGACCTCAAGCTGAAGCTCGACTACGCCACCAAGGAGCAGGGCGCCTACCCGATCCTGCTGGTCACCTACGAGGTCGTCTGCAGCAAGTACCCGGACGCGACCAAGGGCAAGAACGTCAAGTCCTTCCTGAAGCACTTCGCGAGCGCCGACAGCCAGGAGCTCATCGAGCAGGTCGGCTACGCGCCCCTGCCGAAGAGCATCTCCGACAAGGTCGCCACGGCGATCGACGCCATTTCGTGA
- the pstC gene encoding phosphate ABC transporter permease subunit PstC has protein sequence MRAGDGGMTPAPSSEGGHGKRRAGDTVFLGLSVGAGAFVIALVTLIGVFLLMQAIPALGKNEANFLTSSEWTPGGEHPRFGIASMLWVTVSSSVIALLLAVPLGVGVALFLTQYAPPWLQQPAAALVDLLAAVPSIVYGLWGALYFGFFIRDIGLQQFLNRALGWIPIFETPPGAAEVTSASTIFIIGIVLAIMILPIITALSREVFAQTPVTHKEGALALGATKWEMIRTAVLPFGKPGVISAAMLGLGRALGETVAVMLIVSALAPGAPWSFSLFTGGETFASRIANNAGEFDTPQKTGAYLAAGLVLFLLTFVVNAIARVVIERRKAFSE, from the coding sequence ATGCGCGCCGGTGACGGGGGCATGACGCCGGCACCGTCCTCGGAGGGCGGGCACGGCAAGCGGCGCGCCGGCGACACCGTCTTTCTCGGTCTGTCCGTCGGGGCCGGCGCCTTCGTCATCGCGCTGGTCACGCTGATCGGGGTGTTCCTGCTGATGCAGGCGATCCCCGCCCTGGGCAAGAACGAGGCCAACTTCCTCACCTCTTCGGAGTGGACCCCCGGCGGTGAGCACCCGCGGTTCGGCATCGCCAGCATGCTGTGGGTGACGGTGAGCAGCTCGGTCATCGCGCTGCTCCTCGCCGTACCCCTCGGGGTGGGCGTGGCGCTCTTCCTCACTCAGTACGCCCCGCCGTGGCTGCAACAGCCCGCGGCGGCCCTCGTCGACCTCCTCGCGGCGGTCCCGTCGATCGTCTACGGCCTGTGGGGGGCGCTGTACTTCGGCTTCTTCATCCGCGACATCGGGCTGCAGCAGTTCCTCAACCGCGCGCTCGGCTGGATCCCCATCTTCGAGACGCCGCCCGGAGCCGCCGAGGTCACGTCGGCCTCGACGATCTTCATCATCGGGATCGTGCTGGCCATCATGATCCTGCCGATCATCACCGCCCTGTCGCGCGAGGTCTTCGCCCAGACCCCGGTGACCCACAAGGAGGGCGCCCTCGCCCTGGGGGCCACCAAGTGGGAGATGATCCGCACCGCCGTGCTGCCGTTCGGCAAGCCGGGCGTCATCTCCGCCGCCATGCTCGGACTGGGCCGCGCCCTCGGTGAGACGGTCGCCGTCATGCTCATCGTGTCGGCGCTGGCCCCCGGCGCGCCCTGGAGCTTCTCGCTCTTCACCGGCGGCGAGACCTTCGCCTCGCGGATCGCCAACAACGCCGGCGAGTTCGACACGCCGCAGAAGACCGGCGCGTACCTCGCGGCCGGCCTGGTGCTCTTCCTCCTGACGTTCGTCGTCAACGCCATCGCCCGCGTCGTCATCGAGCGCAGGAAGGCCTTCTCCGAATGA
- the pstA gene encoding phosphate ABC transporter permease PstA, protein MSTAASTEIRRDDPAAPLGAGMGGKSGGRAAKNVIATVVMWACFFAAMVPLVWILYAVLSEGLHMLFSSGWWSTSQANMTSRISGGGAYHAIMGTLLMAAVTSIISVPIGIFTAIYLVEYGRGRLARVVSFTVDILTGVPSIVAGLFIYAVFITTFGGQRTGFASSLALMLLMIPVIVRSTEEMLKLVPNELREASYALGVPKWKTIASVVLPTAFGGIVTGVLLGLARVMGETAPLLILTPYTKFINLNLFGGYMATLPTMINQERTEALAPAIERSWGAALTLILLILVLNVAGRLVAHFSKLK, encoded by the coding sequence ATGAGCACCGCAGCCAGCACCGAGATCCGTCGCGACGACCCCGCCGCCCCGCTGGGCGCCGGCATGGGGGGTAAGTCCGGCGGGCGCGCCGCCAAGAACGTCATCGCCACCGTCGTGATGTGGGCCTGCTTCTTCGCGGCGATGGTCCCGCTCGTCTGGATCCTGTACGCCGTGCTCAGCGAGGGCCTGCACATGCTGTTCTCCAGCGGCTGGTGGAGCACCTCGCAGGCGAACATGACCTCCCGGATCAGCGGCGGCGGCGCCTATCACGCGATCATGGGGACCCTGCTCATGGCCGCGGTCACCTCGATCATCTCGGTGCCGATTGGCATCTTCACCGCGATCTACCTCGTGGAATACGGCCGGGGGAGACTCGCCCGCGTGGTCAGCTTCACGGTCGACATCCTCACCGGGGTGCCCTCGATCGTGGCGGGTCTGTTCATCTACGCCGTGTTCATCACGACCTTCGGCGGGCAGCGCACCGGCTTCGCCTCCTCGCTGGCCCTGATGCTCCTGATGATCCCGGTCATCGTGCGCTCCACCGAGGAGATGCTCAAGCTGGTGCCGAACGAGCTGCGGGAGGCGTCGTACGCGCTCGGGGTGCCCAAGTGGAAGACCATCGCGAGCGTGGTGCTGCCGACCGCGTTCGGCGGGATCGTCACCGGCGTGCTGCTCGGCCTCGCGCGGGTCATGGGGGAGACGGCGCCGCTGCTGATCCTCACGCCGTACACCAAGTTCATCAACCTGAACCTGTTCGGCGGCTACATGGCCACCCTGCCCACCATGATCAACCAGGAACGCACGGAGGCGCTGGCCCCCGCGATCGAACGGTCCTGGGGCGCCGCCCTCACGCTGATCCTGCTCATCCTCGTCCTCAACGTCGCCGGGCGCCTGGTCGCCCACTTCAGCAAGCTGAAGTGA
- a CDS encoding phosphate ABC transporter ATP-binding protein, which yields MAKRIDVNNVNIYYGSFKAVEDVSMTVEPRSVTAFIGPSGCGKSTVLRTLNRMHEVIPGGRVEGEIALDGKNLYASDMDPVAVRRTVGMVFQRPNPFPTMTIFDNVAAGLRLNGVKNKKTLTEVVEKSLRGANLWNEVKDRLDKPGAGLSGGQQQRLCIARAIAVEPQVLLMDEPCSALDPISTLAIEDLINEIKEKYTIVIVTHNMQQAARVSDRTAFFNLAATGKPGRLIEIDDTQKIFSNPGQRATEDYISGRFG from the coding sequence ATGGCCAAGCGCATCGACGTGAACAACGTCAACATCTATTACGGCAGCTTCAAGGCGGTCGAGGACGTCTCGATGACCGTCGAGCCCCGCTCCGTCACCGCCTTCATCGGACCCTCCGGCTGCGGCAAGTCGACCGTGCTCCGCACGCTCAACCGCATGCACGAGGTCATCCCCGGCGGTCGGGTCGAGGGGGAGATCGCCCTCGACGGCAAGAACCTCTACGCCTCGGACATGGATCCGGTCGCCGTACGGCGTACGGTCGGCATGGTCTTCCAGCGACCGAACCCGTTCCCGACGATGACGATCTTCGACAACGTCGCCGCGGGACTGCGCCTCAACGGCGTCAAGAACAAGAAGACGCTGACCGAGGTCGTGGAGAAGTCGCTGCGCGGGGCCAACCTGTGGAATGAGGTCAAGGATCGGCTCGACAAGCCCGGCGCGGGCCTGTCCGGCGGTCAGCAGCAGCGCCTCTGCATCGCCCGGGCCATCGCGGTCGAGCCGCAGGTGCTCCTCATGGACGAGCCGTGCTCGGCGCTCGACCCCATCTCGACGCTGGCGATCGAGGACTTGATCAATGAGATCAAGGAGAAGTACACGATCGTCATCGTCACCCACAACATGCAGCAGGCGGCGCGGGTCAGTGACCGTACGGCGTTCTTCAACCTCGCGGCCACCGGAAAGCCCGGCCGGCTGATCGAGATCGACGACACCCAGAAGATCTTCAGCAATCCGGGCCAGCGGGCGACGGAGGACTACATCTCCGGGCGGTTCGGCTGA
- a CDS encoding MMPL family transporter codes for MSIALHRFARFAFRHPKRVLGGWLVLLGVVAALLATQPRSIASGFSLHGTPSQEVLDTVSARLPEAGGTQGTLVFTARDGGRIDTPARAAAIAEAADRAASTPYVVNREAKLSEQRGQVREQIAARVEQSVAAKLGPELTTLATTLDAAATRPGAQSLGGLATRARSLATASPHERIVGTTSLLADLKTLTAAMGAKGISPQALGLPAGSAAMTDPTTAVTDGVAKASAQVYADLDRLTAGTTPQGHALTVGDRTLASVRVSDDGRVAMLPLQFTASLAHLPESALPDVLTATERAVEGTGLTAYPSTALNPTKPPLGGHELIGVAIAVVVLLLTLGSLVAAGLPVLTALVGVFIGVGGAFALSSHYVMTTATPALGLMIGLAVGIDYALFILHKHRKLIVTQSLTPGDAVGRAVGTAGSAVLFAGLTVITALLSLLILRIDFVSTMALTAATTVALAVAISLTALPALLGLVGSRVVGRRAQARHADRPAHRHHPVARRWIRAVTALPVLTALLVTLGLGAVASGVTGMRLGMPDGGVAAAGSPQRVNYDATTRAFGTGANAPLVVTVAHSDGSAMDTAELLSRQDQLAGVEGATSARLMGATSDRTLAIFQVIPVDGPTDPATEALVHRLRGTELSGVAPLGVSGLTAINIDLSDVLRSAIPVYVGVVVALSIVILLLVFRSLVVPLVATGGFLLTISATLGLVARAFGDERFTWLVGVDRSGPILSFLPIMATGILYGLAMDYQVFLGTSMREDHVHGASAREAVRTGFHHASLVVVAAAAIMVAVFGGFVLGADTTIRQFGFALSVGILIDAFLVRMILMPALLHFAGEKAWWLPAWLDRLLPRVDIEGDRLRQHLDRVP; via the coding sequence ATGTCTATCGCGCTGCACCGCTTCGCCCGTTTCGCTTTCCGGCACCCCAAGCGCGTCCTTGGCGGGTGGCTCGTCCTGCTGGGCGTGGTCGCGGCCTTGCTCGCAACGCAGCCACGCTCGATCGCGTCCGGCTTCAGCCTGCACGGCACTCCCTCCCAGGAGGTGCTCGACACCGTCTCCGCGCGGTTGCCGGAGGCCGGGGGAACGCAGGGAACGCTGGTCTTCACCGCGAGGGACGGGGGCCGCATCGACACCCCCGCCCGGGCCGCCGCGATCGCCGAAGCGGCCGATCGCGCGGCAAGCACGCCGTACGTCGTGAACCGCGAGGCCAAGCTCTCCGAGCAGCGCGGCCAGGTGCGTGAGCAGATCGCCGCACGGGTCGAGCAGAGCGTAGCCGCCAAACTCGGCCCCGAACTCACCACGCTTGCCACAACCCTTGATGCTGCCGCCACCCGGCCGGGCGCGCAGTCCCTTGGCGGGCTCGCGACCCGGGCGCGGAGTTTGGCGACGGCCTCGCCCCACGAGCGGATCGTGGGTACGACCTCCCTCCTCGCCGACCTCAAGACCCTGACCGCGGCGATGGGCGCGAAGGGGATCTCCCCTCAGGCCTTGGGCTTGCCCGCCGGATCCGCCGCGATGACCGACCCCACGACCGCCGTGACGGACGGGGTGGCGAAGGCCAGCGCGCAGGTGTACGCCGACCTGGATCGGCTCACCGCCGGCACGACACCCCAAGGACACGCGCTGACGGTAGGTGATCGCACGCTCGCGTCCGTCCGCGTCAGCGACGACGGCCGCGTTGCCATGTTGCCGCTGCAGTTCACCGCGTCCCTGGCGCACTTGCCTGAGTCCGCCCTCCCGGACGTGCTGACCGCGACCGAGAGGGCCGTCGAGGGCACGGGCCTCACCGCTTACCCCAGCACCGCGCTCAACCCGACGAAGCCGCCGCTCGGCGGCCACGAGCTCATCGGAGTGGCGATCGCGGTCGTCGTCCTGCTCCTGACCCTGGGCTCACTGGTGGCTGCCGGATTGCCCGTCCTCACGGCGCTGGTCGGCGTCTTCATCGGAGTGGGTGGGGCCTTCGCCCTGTCCTCCCACTACGTGATGACGACCGCGACGCCGGCGCTCGGGCTCATGATCGGGCTCGCCGTAGGGATCGACTACGCCCTGTTCATCCTGCACAAACACCGCAAGCTCATCGTCACCCAGTCGCTCACCCCCGGCGACGCCGTGGGCCGAGCGGTCGGTACGGCGGGCAGTGCGGTGCTCTTCGCGGGGTTGACCGTCATCACCGCTCTCCTCAGCCTGCTCATCCTGCGTATCGACTTCGTCTCTACGATGGCGCTCACGGCCGCGACGACCGTGGCGCTCGCCGTGGCGATCTCGCTGACCGCGCTGCCGGCGCTCCTCGGCCTCGTGGGCAGCCGTGTTGTCGGGCGACGCGCTCAGGCCCGGCACGCCGATCGACCTGCTCACCGACACCACCCCGTCGCCCGGCGATGGATCCGCGCCGTGACGGCGCTGCCCGTGCTCACCGCGCTGCTCGTGACGTTGGGGTTGGGGGCCGTGGCCAGCGGCGTCACCGGAATGCGGCTCGGCATGCCGGACGGCGGGGTGGCCGCTGCGGGCTCGCCGCAGCGCGTGAACTACGACGCGACGACTCGTGCGTTCGGCACCGGGGCGAACGCCCCGCTGGTGGTGACCGTGGCCCACTCCGATGGCTCCGCCATGGACACCGCGGAGCTGCTGAGCCGCCAGGACCAACTGGCCGGCGTCGAAGGTGCCACCAGCGCTCGACTCATGGGCGCTACGTCGGACCGGACTCTGGCGATCTTCCAGGTGATCCCGGTGGATGGCCCGACGGACCCGGCGACCGAGGCGCTCGTTCACCGGCTCCGCGGCACGGAACTGTCCGGCGTCGCGCCGCTGGGAGTCTCCGGGCTCACCGCCATCAACATCGACCTGTCCGACGTGCTCCGCTCCGCGATCCCCGTCTACGTCGGGGTCGTCGTCGCCCTCTCGATCGTCATTCTGCTGCTGGTTTTCCGATCGCTCGTCGTGCCACTCGTCGCGACCGGGGGCTTCCTGCTGACGATCAGCGCGACGCTGGGCCTCGTCGCTCGGGCGTTCGGCGACGAACGCTTCACCTGGCTGGTCGGGGTCGACCGATCAGGACCGATCCTCAGCTTCCTGCCGATCATGGCGACCGGCATCCTCTACGGCCTGGCGATGGATTACCAGGTCTTCCTCGGGACCTCGATGCGTGAGGACCACGTCCACGGCGCGTCGGCCCGGGAGGCGGTGCGCACCGGTTTCCACCACGCCAGCCTCGTGGTCGTCGCGGCGGCCGCCATCATGGTCGCGGTGTTCGGTGGGTTCGTCCTCGGCGCTGACACGACGATCCGTCAGTTCGGGTTCGCCCTGTCGGTAGGAATCCTCATCGATGCGTTCCTCGTCAGGATGATCCTCATGCCGGCGCTGCTGCACTTCGCGGGCGAGAAGGCGTGGTGGCTGCCGGCCTGGCTCGATCGCTTGCTGCCGCGGGTCGACATTGAAGGCGACCGGCTTCGTCAGCACCTGGACCGCGTGCCATAG